A stretch of Dyella sp. BiH032 DNA encodes these proteins:
- a CDS encoding Zn-dependent hydrolase, whose product MAPSVNEEDPMRHRLLALSLAAALAGCGSSHQEAAAPAEPKPAASASAAPTQPAPPSTDADLAKQRMGDYATVKLSADLSGFDDKHKRMIALLVQAADVTNSLYWQQSWGDKDALMKRIPDEETHRYAEINYGPWDRLHEDQPFVAGVGPRPPGVQFYPADMSKDEFEQADLKDKASLYTLLRRDAQGKLATLPFHEAYKADLEKAAGLLREAAGLSADKDFADYLKLRADALLSDEYRKSDFAWMAMKKNPVDIVIGPIETYEDQLFGYKASYESYVLVKDQAWSEKLARFVKYLPELQRELPVDAKYKAEKPGSDADLNAYFAVYYAGDANVGAKTIAINLPNDEEVQLKKGTRRLQLENVMQAKFDKIMLPIAKELIAADQQSHLTFDAFFENTMFHEVAHGLGIKNTLTGKGLVRGALKDQASSFEEGKADILGLYMVTKLAEKGELDKAKLMDNYVTFLAGILRSVRFGASDAHAKANMVRFNFFKQQGAFSRDATTGRYRVDFDKMTAAMNALSAKLLTIQGDGDYDAAKQLTDGMGNVDAELAGDLKKLEGAKIPVDVVFEQGLDVLGLPQPTK is encoded by the coding sequence ATGGCGCCTTCCGTAAACGAGGAAGACCCCATGCGCCATCGCCTGCTCGCCCTGAGCCTCGCCGCCGCCCTCGCCGGCTGCGGTTCCTCCCATCAGGAAGCCGCCGCGCCAGCGGAACCGAAGCCGGCGGCGTCCGCTTCCGCCGCGCCCACGCAACCGGCGCCGCCGTCCACCGATGCGGATCTGGCGAAGCAGCGCATGGGCGACTACGCGACGGTGAAGCTAAGCGCCGACCTGTCGGGCTTCGACGACAAGCACAAGCGCATGATCGCCCTGCTGGTGCAGGCCGCGGACGTCACCAACAGCCTGTACTGGCAGCAATCCTGGGGCGACAAGGACGCGCTGATGAAGCGCATCCCCGACGAGGAAACGCACCGCTACGCCGAGATCAACTACGGCCCCTGGGACCGCCTGCACGAGGATCAGCCCTTCGTCGCCGGCGTCGGTCCGCGCCCGCCGGGCGTGCAGTTCTATCCGGCGGACATGAGCAAGGACGAGTTCGAGCAGGCCGACCTGAAGGACAAGGCATCGCTCTACACCCTGTTGCGCCGCGATGCGCAGGGCAAGCTGGCGACCTTGCCGTTCCATGAGGCCTACAAGGCGGATCTCGAGAAGGCCGCCGGCCTGCTGCGCGAGGCGGCCGGGCTTTCCGCCGACAAGGATTTCGCCGACTACCTGAAGCTGCGCGCCGACGCGCTGCTCAGCGACGAATACCGCAAGAGCGACTTCGCCTGGATGGCGATGAAGAAGAACCCGGTCGACATCGTGATCGGCCCGATCGAAACCTACGAAGACCAGCTGTTCGGCTACAAGGCCAGCTACGAAAGCTATGTGCTGGTGAAGGACCAGGCCTGGAGCGAGAAGCTCGCACGCTTCGTGAAATACCTGCCGGAACTGCAGCGCGAGCTGCCGGTGGATGCGAAGTACAAGGCCGAGAAGCCCGGCTCCGACGCCGATCTCAATGCCTACTTTGCTGTGTACTACGCGGGCGATGCCAACGTCGGCGCCAAGACCATCGCCATCAACCTGCCCAACGACGAAGAAGTCCAGCTCAAGAAGGGTACGCGCCGCCTGCAGCTGGAGAACGTGATGCAGGCGAAGTTCGACAAGATCATGCTGCCGATCGCGAAGGAGTTGATCGCCGCCGACCAGCAGTCGCACCTCACCTTCGATGCGTTCTTCGAGAACACCATGTTCCACGAAGTGGCGCATGGTCTCGGCATCAAGAACACGCTCACCGGCAAGGGCCTGGTGCGCGGTGCGCTGAAGGACCAGGCGTCGAGCTTCGAGGAAGGCAAGGCCGACATCCTCGGCCTGTACATGGTTACCAAGCTGGCCGAGAAGGGCGAGCTGGACAAAGCCAAGCTGATGGACAACTACGTCACCTTCCTGGCCGGCATCCTGCGCTCGGTGCGCTTCGGCGCGAGCGACGCGCATGCGAAGGCGAACATGGTGCGCTTCAATTTCTTCAAGCAGCAGGGTGCTTTCAGCCGCGACGCCACCACCGGCCGCTATCGCGTGGACTTCGACAAGATGACTGCGGCGATGAATGCGCTGTCCGCCAAGCTGCTGACCATCCAGGGCGATGGCGACTACGACGCGGCCAAACAGCTCACGGATGGGATGGGCAACGTCGACGCCGAATTGGCCGGCGACCTGAAGAAGCTGGAAGGCGCGAAGATCCCGGTCGACGTCGTGTTCGAGCAGGGCCTGGACGTGCTGGGCCTGCCGCAGCCTACCAAGTAA
- a CDS encoding ABC transporter permease: MNATTVKAKRASAFLTVFLKEVRENLRDRRTIVTALLTGPLVGPLIFSLLLGSILNRELDKAEQPLKVPVIGAERAPNLVDALKAGGIVPQPAIANPEQAVRRQDTDVVVRIGDDYAQAWRKGEVVQVEVIFDSSQRDANTAVERVSKIVEGYARQQGAMRLVARGLSPGTAWPISVARRDQATAQARGVLMFNMLPYFFVVTIFLGGMYLAIDLTAGERERQSLEPLFANPVPRWKILAGKLAAICTFSCASLVITLAAFAVLGPFVPVDKLGMELNLGLRFAGTVFLLMLPLVMLTAALQTLVAAFAKSYREAQMYVSLLMFVPIVPSLLMSVFPIKAKAWMYAVPLLGQHLGVMGALRGDGVAPQQVLFCLGGTLAAALAATLITAHLYRSERLAISG; this comes from the coding sequence ATGAACGCCACGACCGTCAAGGCCAAGCGCGCCAGCGCGTTTCTCACCGTGTTCCTGAAGGAGGTGCGCGAAAACCTGCGCGACCGCCGCACCATCGTCACCGCCCTGCTCACCGGGCCCCTGGTGGGGCCGCTGATCTTCTCGCTGCTGCTCGGTTCCATCCTCAACCGCGAACTGGACAAGGCCGAGCAACCGCTGAAAGTGCCGGTGATCGGCGCAGAGCGCGCGCCCAACCTGGTCGATGCGCTGAAGGCCGGCGGCATCGTGCCGCAACCGGCCATTGCCAACCCCGAACAGGCCGTGCGGCGGCAGGACACCGACGTAGTGGTACGCATCGGCGACGACTACGCCCAGGCCTGGCGCAAGGGCGAAGTGGTACAGGTGGAGGTGATCTTCGATTCCTCGCAGCGCGATGCCAACACCGCGGTGGAGCGCGTGAGCAAGATCGTGGAAGGCTATGCCCGGCAGCAGGGCGCGATGCGCCTGGTGGCGCGCGGACTCTCGCCCGGCACGGCGTGGCCGATCAGCGTGGCGCGGCGCGACCAGGCCACGGCACAGGCGCGCGGCGTACTGATGTTCAACATGCTGCCGTACTTCTTCGTGGTCACCATCTTCCTGGGTGGCATGTACTTGGCGATCGACCTGACCGCCGGCGAGCGCGAACGGCAATCGCTGGAGCCGCTGTTCGCCAACCCGGTGCCGCGCTGGAAGATCCTGGCGGGGAAGCTGGCAGCGATCTGCACCTTCTCCTGCGCCAGCCTGGTGATTACGTTGGCCGCCTTCGCGGTGCTGGGGCCGTTCGTGCCGGTGGACAAGCTCGGCATGGAGTTGAACCTCGGCTTGCGGTTCGCCGGCACCGTGTTTTTGCTGATGCTGCCGCTGGTGATGCTCACCGCCGCCTTGCAGACGCTGGTGGCGGCCTTCGCCAAGAGCTACCGCGAGGCGCAGATGTACGTGTCGCTGCTGATGTTCGTGCCGATCGTGCCGAGCCTGCTGATGTCGGTGTTCCCGATCAAAGCCAAGGCCTGGATGTACGCCGTGCCCCTGCTGGGCCAGCACCTGGGTGTGATGGGCGCACTGCGCGGCGATGGCGTGGCACCGCAGCAGGTGTTGTTCTGTCTGGGCGGAACGCTGGCCGCGGCGCTGGCCGCCACGCTGATCACGGCGCACTTGTACCGCTCGGAGCGACTGGCGATTTCCGGCTGA
- a CDS encoding ATP-binding cassette domain-containing protein, translating into MIEVKDLHKAFGEVKAVDGVGFSARDGQITGLLGPNGAGKTTTLRMLYTLMKPDRGQILVDGIDAAADPLAVRRQLGVLPDARGLYKRLTARENIDYFARLHGLPENELAPRREALVQALEMEEFADRRTEGFSQGQRVKTAIARALIHDPRNVILDEPTNGLDVMATRALRQFMLKLKAEGRCVLFSSHIMQEVAALCDRIVVIAHGRVVADESPQALREQTGAANLEDAFVKIIGSEEGLAA; encoded by the coding sequence ATGATCGAAGTCAAGGACCTGCACAAGGCATTCGGCGAGGTGAAGGCTGTCGACGGCGTGGGCTTCTCCGCCCGCGACGGCCAGATCACCGGCCTGCTCGGCCCCAACGGCGCCGGCAAGACCACCACGCTGCGCATGCTGTACACGCTGATGAAACCGGACCGCGGCCAGATCCTGGTCGACGGCATCGACGCCGCCGCCGATCCGCTCGCCGTGCGCCGCCAACTCGGCGTGCTGCCCGATGCGCGCGGCCTGTACAAGCGGCTTACGGCGCGCGAGAACATCGACTACTTCGCGCGCCTGCACGGCCTGCCGGAGAACGAACTGGCGCCGCGCCGCGAAGCGCTGGTCCAGGCACTGGAGATGGAGGAATTCGCCGATCGCCGCACCGAAGGTTTCTCGCAGGGCCAGCGCGTCAAGACCGCGATCGCCCGCGCGCTGATCCACGATCCGCGCAATGTGATCCTGGACGAACCCACCAACGGTCTGGACGTGATGGCCACGCGCGCGTTGCGCCAGTTCATGCTGAAGCTCAAGGCGGAGGGGCGCTGCGTGCTGTTTTCCAGCCACATCATGCAGGAGGTCGCGGCGCTGTGCGATCGCATCGTGGTGATCGCGCACGGCCGCGTGGTGGCCGACGAATCCCCGCAGGCGCTGCGCGAGCAGACCGGTGCGGCGAACCTGGAGGATGCCTTCGTGAAGATCATCGGCAGCGAGGAGGGCCTCGCCGCATGA
- a CDS encoding alpha/beta hydrolase has protein sequence MAIKGRTVVRIAAVALGLGALAWNQFHARGDRSEDNAAADASATAAAPSAPAKPETWTLGSLTLTPCELGQPNSGLSTAAWCAPFEVPENRDDPHSRKIKLKLGIIRSGAQVASKDMLVLLAGGPGQAATESWPGVASALQPLLAHRHVLLLDQRGTGGSNPLTCKPEEAKAGDDEGGFDAARLRDEAAHCVKELEGKADPRFYTTTVAVQDLEDVRQALGAPTFDLVGVSYGTRMAQQYLMRHPDAVRSVVLDGVVPNALVLGEDFAQNLEHALKAQFARCVADKACHERFGDPYQTLYQLRDALRANPHKVSFRDPQNYQSVQRVLSEYSLASVVRMFAYSPVTAALLPVSIDAAAHGDVGPLLGQAKLLSGDLSDTMNGGMQSSVICSEDADLFTPRPQDAHSMLGTRMVDTLQAVCSVWPKGTRPADFHQPIKSDKPTLLFSGEYDPVTPPAYGDEVLKGLSNARHFVLKGQGHNVIAAGCAPELVKHFVEDLAPAKLDAKCLDRLRATPMFIDFNGASP, from the coding sequence ATGGCTATCAAGGGACGCACCGTAGTGCGCATCGCCGCCGTCGCACTGGGGCTGGGGGCGCTGGCGTGGAACCAGTTCCACGCGCGCGGCGATCGCAGCGAGGACAACGCCGCCGCCGACGCATCCGCCACGGCCGCCGCGCCGAGCGCACCGGCCAAGCCGGAAACCTGGACACTGGGCTCGCTCACGCTGACGCCCTGCGAGCTGGGGCAGCCGAACAGCGGGCTTTCGACCGCGGCGTGGTGCGCGCCGTTCGAGGTACCGGAAAACCGCGACGATCCGCACAGCCGCAAGATCAAGCTCAAGCTCGGCATCATCCGCAGCGGCGCGCAGGTGGCGAGCAAGGACATGCTGGTGCTGCTCGCCGGCGGGCCCGGCCAAGCCGCGACGGAAAGCTGGCCCGGCGTCGCGTCCGCGCTGCAGCCGTTGCTGGCGCATCGCCACGTACTGCTGCTCGACCAGCGCGGCACGGGCGGCTCCAATCCGCTCACCTGCAAGCCGGAAGAAGCCAAGGCCGGCGACGACGAAGGCGGTTTCGACGCGGCCAGGCTGCGCGATGAAGCCGCGCATTGCGTCAAGGAACTGGAGGGCAAGGCCGACCCGCGCTTCTACACCACCACCGTGGCGGTGCAAGACCTGGAAGACGTGCGCCAGGCACTCGGCGCGCCGACCTTCGACCTGGTCGGCGTCTCCTACGGCACGCGCATGGCGCAGCAATACCTGATGCGTCATCCTGACGCGGTGCGCAGCGTGGTGCTCGATGGCGTGGTGCCCAACGCCCTGGTGCTGGGCGAAGACTTCGCGCAGAACCTGGAGCACGCGCTCAAGGCGCAGTTCGCGCGCTGCGTGGCGGACAAGGCCTGCCACGAGCGCTTCGGCGATCCATACCAGACGCTTTACCAGCTGCGCGACGCGCTGCGCGCCAACCCGCACAAGGTCAGCTTCCGTGATCCGCAGAACTACCAGTCGGTGCAGCGCGTGCTCAGCGAGTACTCGCTGGCCAGCGTGGTGCGCATGTTCGCCTATTCGCCGGTGACGGCCGCGCTGCTGCCGGTGTCGATCGACGCGGCCGCGCATGGGGACGTCGGCCCGCTGCTGGGGCAGGCCAAGCTGCTCTCGGGCGATCTCTCCGACACGATGAACGGCGGCATGCAGTCCTCGGTCATCTGCAGCGAGGACGCCGACCTGTTCACGCCGCGTCCGCAGGATGCGCATTCCATGCTCGGCACGCGCATGGTCGACACCTTGCAGGCCGTCTGTTCGGTGTGGCCGAAGGGCACGCGGCCGGCCGATTTCCATCAGCCCATCAAGAGCGACAAGCCCACCCTGCTGTTCTCCGGCGAATACGACCCGGTCACGCCGCCTGCCTACGGCGACGAAGTACTCAAGGGGCTCTCCAACGCGCGCCATTTCGTGCTCAAGGGGCAGGGCCACAACGTCATCGCGGCCGGCTGCGCGCCGGAGCTGGTCAAGCATTTCGTGGAAGACCTGGCACCGGCGAAGCTCGACGCCAAGTGCCTGGACCGCCTGCGCGCCACGCCCATGTTCATCGATTTCAACGGAGCTTCGCCATGA
- a CDS encoding helix-turn-helix transcriptional regulator, producing the protein MENRVRELRAERAWSQADLAARLDVSRQTVNAIETGKYDPSLPLAFKIARLFEQPIEAIFRPDGEAGT; encoded by the coding sequence ATGGAGAACCGGGTACGCGAACTGCGCGCGGAGCGCGCCTGGTCGCAGGCCGATCTGGCCGCACGGCTGGACGTCTCGCGCCAGACGGTCAACGCCATCGAGACCGGCAAATACGACCCCAGCCTGCCGCTGGCCTTCAAGATCGCGCGGTTGTTCGAGCAGCCGATCGAGGCGATCTTCCGGCCGGACGGCGAGGCGGGGACCTGA
- a CDS encoding fimbrial protein translates to MSKNVIATALIAALGFAALAPNQASAADGTINITGSVNASTCKINGGNSPATVNVALPTVSTTSLSASGQTAGRTAFALNLTNCGSLTKAQTFFEPGPTIMADGNLKNASGTATGVEVQLLNSDFTTINLAGTASTQSSQQATLTSGAGSLNYYAQYFATAAAGAGTVSTSVQFTMLYQ, encoded by the coding sequence ATGAGCAAGAACGTCATTGCCACCGCCCTGATCGCCGCCCTGGGCTTCGCCGCCCTGGCCCCGAATCAGGCTTCCGCCGCCGACGGCACCATCAACATCACCGGCTCGGTCAACGCCTCCACCTGCAAGATCAATGGCGGCAACAGCCCGGCCACCGTCAACGTGGCCCTCCCGACCGTGTCCACCACGTCGCTGAGCGCCTCCGGCCAGACCGCCGGCCGCACCGCCTTCGCGCTGAACCTGACTAACTGCGGTTCCCTGACCAAGGCCCAGACCTTCTTCGAGCCGGGCCCGACCATCATGGCCGACGGCAACCTGAAGAACGCCTCGGGCACCGCCACCGGCGTGGAAGTGCAGCTGCTCAACAGCGACTTCACCACGATCAACCTGGCCGGCACGGCCTCCACGCAGTCCTCGCAGCAGGCCACGCTGACCAGCGGCGCCGGTTCCCTGAACTACTACGCGCAGTACTTCGCGACCGCCGCCGCCGGCGCCGGTACCGTGAGCACCAGCGTGCAGTTCACGATGCTGTACCAGTAA
- a CDS encoding molecular chaperone gives MRKFVCALGAGLLALCLGAPAAHANVLIGGTRVVFPAKDGEVTVRLTNDNDHPVLVESWIDRGDVHSTPESVDVPFLITPPLFRMEAKKEQSLRIVYTHEQLPADRESLFWLNVLEVPPKPAGPQAEGQNLLQLALRSRLKLFYRPAGLQGDPLKAPSQLTWKVDADGKALVAHNPTPFHITISEISVNVGGKNVSAELGMAAPLSDLRLPLAAGAPRPTAGSAVKYTAINDYGAADSYTGTVAP, from the coding sequence ATGAGGAAGTTCGTCTGCGCCCTGGGCGCGGGCCTGCTGGCCCTGTGCCTCGGCGCCCCGGCCGCGCACGCTAATGTGCTGATCGGCGGCACCCGTGTCGTGTTCCCCGCGAAGGACGGCGAGGTCACCGTGCGCCTGACCAACGACAACGACCACCCCGTGCTGGTCGAGTCGTGGATCGACCGCGGCGACGTGCATTCCACCCCCGAATCCGTCGATGTGCCGTTCCTGATCACGCCGCCGCTGTTCCGCATGGAGGCGAAGAAGGAACAGAGCCTGCGCATCGTCTATACGCACGAGCAACTGCCCGCGGACCGCGAGTCCCTGTTCTGGCTCAACGTGCTCGAAGTGCCGCCCAAGCCCGCCGGCCCGCAGGCGGAAGGACAGAACCTGCTGCAGCTGGCGCTGCGTTCGCGGCTGAAGCTGTTCTACCGCCCGGCCGGCCTGCAAGGCGATCCGCTGAAGGCGCCCTCCCAGCTCACCTGGAAGGTCGATGCCGACGGCAAGGCCCTGGTCGCGCACAACCCCACGCCGTTCCACATCACGATTTCCGAGATCTCGGTGAACGTCGGCGGCAAGAATGTGAGCGCGGAGCTGGGCATGGCCGCGCCGCTCTCCGACCTGCGCCTGCCGCTGGCCGCCGGCGCGCCGCGTCCGACCGCCGGCAGCGCGGTGAAGTACACGGCCATCAACGACTACGGCGCCGCCGACAGCTACACGGGTACGGTCGCGCCGTGA
- a CDS encoding fimbria/pilus outer membrane usher protein: MSFLRARDGHARALGHPARRALLCLAIAGALGLSHAATATDASPNGASASAAVDASFDRNLLSGAGRNTGDISRFERGPVIMPGTYRTDLFLNGAWVGRADVRFAAPKPDAGAIPCLTRALYDQLGLPLQKLSAEQQASLAATGCIDIGELIPSAAMNFDQPNLRLDVSIPQAWLGTRARGYVSPENWDRGVNAALLNYNFNSYRSTSRGVSQTSSFLGLNAGLNLGGWQLRHDSTLLMQSGAAGTPSRRRWQNLDTYLRRDLPSWRAQMVIGDSYTGGELFDSVSLRGVRIATDDRMLPDSMRGYAPTVRGVAETNAKVTVRQNGVVLYETTVAPGPFTIADLYATGYGGDLNVTVTEADGRVRTFAVPYASVPQLMRPGVTRFSVAAGELHDASIHARPALAQATIQHGFTNLLTGYAGIVASSGYGAALLGGALNTRYGALALDVTAARAEIPNQATQNGQSVRLSYSKILPDSDTSFSLATYRYSTSGYLGLRDAMLARDLARGYRYVDPTTVSTIDGVIVNNVLTPEQRRALSGDTTNDFTAYSSQLDRQRSRFDINVSQRLGQHGGSLYVTGSAADYWNRPGTDVQFQLGYNNTFRRLSYNLSATRLRDAYGRYSNQFFASFTLPLGDSLHAPMFGASLNRDSSGRTMEQATLSGTAGVDNQFSYGATASHDHGGGSTDTGSSGTVYGGYRGPYAQVNASYGSGKGYSQGSVNLSGSIVAHAGGVVFGQPMGDTVAIIAAPDAAGARVVNASGVRIGHGGYALVPYLTPYNLNTVQVDPRGLPLSVQLDSTSSQVAPHAGAVVLVRFKTSSGRSMIVRVHQSDGKPVPFGADVLDEQARSVGVVGQAGRILVRGANESGRLTVQWTVGDDQPVRCSFPYQLPAAAKGRGDVYEQIEATCAPGDKS; encoded by the coding sequence GTGAGCTTCCTGCGCGCCAGGGACGGCCACGCCCGCGCCCTCGGCCATCCGGCCCGGCGCGCGCTGCTGTGCCTGGCGATCGCCGGCGCGCTCGGCCTGTCCCACGCGGCGACGGCGACGGACGCTTCGCCCAACGGTGCGTCCGCCTCCGCGGCGGTCGACGCCAGCTTCGACCGCAACCTGCTGTCGGGCGCCGGCCGCAACACCGGCGACATCAGCCGTTTCGAGCGCGGCCCAGTGATCATGCCGGGCACGTACCGCACCGATCTTTTCCTCAACGGCGCCTGGGTCGGCCGCGCCGACGTGCGCTTCGCTGCGCCGAAGCCGGACGCGGGCGCGATTCCCTGCCTCACCCGCGCGCTGTACGACCAGCTCGGACTGCCGCTGCAGAAGCTTTCCGCCGAACAGCAGGCCAGTCTCGCCGCCACGGGTTGCATCGACATCGGCGAACTCATTCCCAGTGCAGCGATGAATTTCGACCAGCCGAACCTGCGGCTGGACGTGAGCATTCCGCAAGCCTGGCTGGGCACGCGCGCGCGCGGCTACGTCAGCCCGGAAAACTGGGACCGCGGCGTGAACGCGGCGCTGCTCAACTACAACTTCAACAGCTACCGCAGCACCAGCCGCGGCGTGAGCCAGACCTCGTCCTTTCTCGGCCTCAACGCGGGCCTGAACCTGGGCGGCTGGCAGCTGCGCCACGATTCGACGCTGCTGATGCAATCCGGTGCGGCTGGCACGCCTTCGCGCCGGCGCTGGCAGAACCTCGACACTTACCTGCGCCGCGACCTGCCCTCGTGGCGAGCACAGATGGTGATCGGCGATTCGTATACCGGCGGCGAACTGTTCGACAGCGTCAGCCTGCGCGGCGTGCGCATCGCCACCGACGACCGCATGCTGCCGGACTCGATGCGCGGCTACGCGCCGACCGTGCGCGGCGTGGCGGAGACCAACGCGAAGGTCACCGTGCGCCAGAACGGCGTGGTGCTGTACGAAACCACGGTCGCGCCGGGCCCGTTCACCATTGCCGACCTCTATGCCACCGGCTATGGCGGCGATCTCAACGTGACCGTGACGGAAGCGGACGGCCGTGTGCGCACCTTCGCCGTGCCCTACGCCTCGGTGCCGCAGCTGATGCGCCCTGGCGTCACGCGTTTTTCGGTGGCGGCGGGCGAGCTGCACGATGCCTCGATCCACGCGCGTCCGGCGCTGGCGCAGGCGACGATCCAGCACGGTTTCACCAATCTGCTCACCGGCTATGCCGGCATCGTGGCCTCGTCCGGCTACGGCGCGGCGCTGCTGGGCGGCGCGCTCAATACCCGCTACGGCGCGCTGGCGCTGGACGTGACCGCGGCGCGCGCGGAGATCCCCAACCAGGCCACCCAGAACGGCCAGAGCGTGCGCCTGAGCTACAGCAAGATCCTGCCCGACAGCGATACCTCGTTCTCGCTGGCCACCTATCGCTATTCGACCAGCGGCTACCTCGGCCTGCGCGACGCCATGCTGGCGCGCGACCTGGCGCGCGGCTATCGCTACGTCGATCCGACCACGGTCAGCACGATCGACGGCGTCATCGTGAACAACGTGCTCACGCCCGAGCAGCGCAGAGCGCTGTCCGGCGACACGACCAACGACTTCACCGCCTACAGCAGCCAGCTCGACCGCCAGCGCAGCCGCTTCGACATCAACGTCAGCCAGCGGCTTGGCCAGCACGGCGGCTCGCTGTACGTGACCGGCTCGGCCGCCGATTACTGGAACCGTCCCGGCACCGACGTGCAGTTCCAGCTCGGCTACAACAACACCTTCCGCCGCCTCAGCTACAACCTGTCGGCCACGCGCCTGCGCGATGCCTACGGCCGCTACAGCAACCAGTTCTTCGCCAGCTTCACCTTGCCGCTGGGCGACAGCCTGCACGCGCCGATGTTCGGCGCCAGCCTCAACCGCGACAGCAGCGGCCGCACGATGGAACAGGCCACGCTGAGCGGCACCGCCGGCGTGGACAACCAGTTCAGCTACGGCGCCACCGCTTCGCACGACCACGGCGGCGGCAGCACGGATACGGGCAGCTCGGGCACGGTCTACGGCGGATACCGCGGGCCGTACGCGCAGGTCAACGCCAGCTACGGCAGCGGCAAGGGCTACTCGCAAGGCTCGGTGAACCTGTCCGGTTCGATCGTGGCGCATGCCGGCGGCGTGGTGTTCGGCCAGCCGATGGGCGACACGGTGGCCATCATCGCTGCGCCGGATGCCGCGGGCGCGCGCGTGGTCAATGCCTCCGGCGTGCGGATCGGCCACGGCGGCTACGCGCTGGTGCCGTACCTGACGCCCTACAACCTCAACACCGTGCAGGTCGATCCGCGCGGCCTGCCGCTGTCGGTACAGCTGGACAGCACCAGCAGCCAGGTGGCGCCGCATGCGGGCGCGGTGGTGCTGGTGCGCTTCAAGACGTCGAGCGGCCGCTCGATGATCGTCCGCGTGCACCAGAGCGACGGCAAGCCGGTGCCGTTCGGCGCCGACGTGCTGGACGAGCAGGCGCGCAGCGTGGGCGTGGTCGGCCAGGCCGGACGCATCCTGGTCCGCGGCGCCAACGAAAGCGGCCGCCTGACCGTGCAGTGGACGGTCGGCGACGACCAGCCGGTGCGCTGCAGCTTCCCCTATCAGTTGCCGGCGGCCGCCAAGGGCCGCGGCGATGTCTACGAACAGATCGAGGCGACGTGCGCGCCGGGAGACAAGTCGTGA
- a CDS encoding fimbrial protein, with the protein MRRVLLLLLTIVLGLPLAAQARCSFTSGGTANVNISFPNSTITIDPNLPVGAVLATSAQFSPSPVSQISCTGTTAIGVQNVAGSQPSSGSIIFPTGVAGIGYRVTHPDTSNYLAAYPGDSIASGSYQMSVTSGLEFVKTGPIANGATVSSGTMGYWRYDSNSNSRIENFNLGTTLTFMFPSCSVNTSTINVTLPTVSNTAFNGVGTVAGATVVPISLQCASGSQLYIQFDTANPVGGATGVIAPATGTGRAKNIGVQLINQSFTPVTFGTPALVGATPDGPLNLTYYARYYQTATPVAAGTVSATATFTLTYQ; encoded by the coding sequence ATGCGCCGGGTTCTGCTCTTGCTGCTGACGATCGTGCTCGGGCTGCCGCTCGCGGCGCAGGCCCGCTGCAGCTTCACCAGCGGCGGTACGGCGAACGTCAATATCTCGTTCCCCAACTCCACCATCACGATCGATCCCAATCTGCCGGTGGGCGCCGTGCTGGCGACCTCCGCGCAGTTCTCGCCCTCGCCCGTCTCGCAGATCTCGTGCACCGGCACCACCGCGATCGGCGTGCAGAACGTCGCCGGCAGCCAGCCGAGTTCAGGGTCGATCATCTTCCCGACCGGCGTGGCCGGCATCGGCTACCGGGTGACCCACCCGGATACCTCCAACTACCTCGCGGCCTATCCGGGGGATTCGATCGCCTCGGGCAGCTACCAGATGTCGGTGACGTCGGGACTGGAGTTCGTCAAGACCGGCCCCATCGCCAACGGGGCGACGGTGAGCAGCGGCACCATGGGCTACTGGCGGTACGACAGCAACAGCAATTCGCGGATCGAGAACTTCAACCTCGGCACCACGCTGACCTTCATGTTTCCCTCGTGCTCGGTCAACACGAGCACGATCAACGTCACCTTGCCCACCGTTTCGAATACCGCATTCAACGGCGTGGGTACCGTCGCCGGCGCGACGGTGGTGCCGATCTCGCTGCAATGCGCCTCGGGCAGTCAGCTGTACATCCAGTTCGATACGGCCAATCCGGTCGGCGGCGCCACCGGTGTGATCGCGCCGGCGACGGGCACTGGCCGCGCCAAGAACATCGGCGTGCAGTTGATCAATCAGAGTTTCACGCCGGTGACGTTCGGTACGCCGGCTTTGGTCGGCGCCACGCCGGACGGTCCGTTGAACCTCACCTACTACGCGCGCTATTACCAGACGGCCACGCCGGTAGCGGCGGGTACGGTCAGTGCGACGGCGACGTTCACCCTGACGTACCAGTGA